The sequence GACGCCGGCGATTCGACCGTCGTCGCCGTCCAGGTGCTCCAGGTCAAGGTGCCCGACGACCAGGCCCGGGCCGCCGGGCAGTCGCACCCGCTGGTCTACCACAACCGCACCTGGCACCACCTCGGCGACCATTCGGCCCTCTCATGACGCCCAACCCGCACCTCGAACCGGAACCGGTGCTCCACGGGGCCGCGCTGGACGATGCCGACTTCGCCGTCCTCGCGGTCCACGGCCGCGGCCAGTCCCCCGCCTTCATGCAGGATCTGGCGGACCGGATCGGGCTGCCCGGCTTCGGCTACTTGTTGCCCGCAGCGTCGGGCAGCACCTGGTACCCCGGCGGCTTCATGCAGCCGATCCAAGACAACCAGCCGCACCTCGACCACGCACTGGAAGCCATCGGCACCCATCTCGACGGTCTGCGTGCCCGGGGCTTCGGCCCGGAGCGGACCGTGCTGCTGGGTTTCTCGCAGGGCGCATGCCTGCTCTCCGAGTACCTGCTGCGCCACCAGGACCGCTACGCCGCCGCCGTCCTGCACACCGGCGGCTACCTCGGTCCGGTGGAGCACGGCTGGCCAGAGGAGGGAGCGCTCGACGGCGTGCCCGTCCTCCTCGCCTCTGCCGCGGAGGACGCCTGGGTACCGCTGCCGCGGATCGAGGCCACCGCCGTCGCACTCTCCAAGGCGGGCGCCGCCGTCGAACTCACCACCTATGACGACCCCGAACACCACATCAATGTCGACGCCGTCATCCTTATGCGCCGCCTGCTGCGCGCGCTCACCACGAAGGAGTCCTGAATGTCCACCGCACCCCACCTTGCAGATACACCTTTGGTCACCTCGCGCCGCGGACAGTTCTGGGTGCCCGGGGAGAGAGTGGCGACGCCGGGAGGCACCGTCCAGCGCGGGCCCATGTTCGTCATGTGGGAGGCACCTGAGACCGTCACCCGGCCCTACCCGCTCGTGCTGGTGCACGGCGGCGGCGGCCAGGGCACCGACTGGACCGGGACGCCGGACGGACGGCCGGGCTGGGCCCAGCGGTTCGTCGAGGCCGGCTTCGCCGTCTACATCGTTGACCGTCCGGCGCACGGCCGCTCGCCGTACCACCCTGACGTCGTCGGACCGATGGGCGGCGCGTTCCCGTACGAGGCCGCCGGAGGGCTGTTCCTGCCCGAGGACGCTGCCGGCGCGCAGACCCAGTGGGGCTACGACCGCGAGGTCGGCTCCTGGCATCTGGACCAGCTGACGGCGTCAATGGGGCCGCTGCCGGCCGACCTCGCCGAATCGCAGGCCATGGATGCGGACCGCCTCGCCGCGCTGCTCGACCTCATCGGGCCCGCCGTCCTGGTCACGCATTCCGCCGGCGGCCCCGCCGGCTGGCTGGCAGCTGACGCCAGGCCGGACCTGGTCAAGGGGATCGCCGCCGTCGAGCCCGTCGGCCCGCCCTTCGCGGAGCTGC is a genomic window of Arthrobacter sp. Marseille-P9274 containing:
- a CDS encoding alpha/beta hydrolase, whose amino-acid sequence is MTPNPHLEPEPVLHGAALDDADFAVLAVHGRGQSPAFMQDLADRIGLPGFGYLLPAASGSTWYPGGFMQPIQDNQPHLDHALEAIGTHLDGLRARGFGPERTVLLGFSQGACLLSEYLLRHQDRYAAAVLHTGGYLGPVEHGWPEEGALDGVPVLLASAAEDAWVPLPRIEATAVALSKAGAAVELTTYDDPEHHINVDAVILMRRLLRALTTKES
- a CDS encoding alpha/beta hydrolase yields the protein MSTAPHLADTPLVTSRRGQFWVPGERVATPGGTVQRGPMFVMWEAPETVTRPYPLVLVHGGGGQGTDWTGTPDGRPGWAQRFVEAGFAVYIVDRPAHGRSPYHPDVVGPMGGAFPYEAAGGLFLPEDAAGAQTQWGYDREVGSWHLDQLTASMGPLPADLAESQAMDADRLAALLDLIGPAVLVTHSAGGPAGWLAADARPDLVKGIAAVEPVGPPFAELPGMGTLSWGLTSAPIGYRQEFATAEEAREADPDTLAIDGLEGKPVAVVVGSASPFAGFEPDVVSFLQAAGADAELLHLKEHGIEGNGHGLIFESNSDETVKPVIAWIEARCQAG